One window of Cupriavidus oxalaticus genomic DNA carries:
- a CDS encoding cupin domain-containing protein, giving the protein MSDLSQQQNIKRSWDQPDGASFDQWMESRVARFSTRKYDWDALKFQADYDPKYRRAQMRYLGTGGTGVAADTNTVPSEHFTFSTMIIPAGHEGPSHIHTDVEEVFFVLRGKIKLILEKDGERFETVLTDRDLVSVPPGVYREEINIGEEDALMCVMLGAKKPVTPTYPPEHPLAKIKR; this is encoded by the coding sequence ATGAGCGATCTTTCCCAACAGCAAAACATCAAGCGTTCCTGGGACCAGCCGGACGGCGCCTCGTTCGACCAGTGGATGGAAAGCCGCGTGGCGCGCTTCTCCACGCGCAAGTACGACTGGGACGCGCTGAAGTTCCAGGCCGACTACGACCCCAAGTACCGCCGCGCGCAGATGCGCTACCTGGGCACCGGCGGCACCGGCGTGGCCGCGGACACCAACACCGTGCCGTCGGAGCACTTCACCTTCTCCACCATGATCATCCCGGCCGGCCATGAAGGCCCGTCGCATATCCACACCGACGTGGAAGAGGTGTTCTTCGTCCTGCGCGGCAAGATCAAGCTGATCCTGGAAAAGGATGGCGAGCGCTTCGAGACCGTCCTGACCGACCGCGACCTGGTCTCGGTGCCGCCGGGCGTGTATCGCGAGGAAATCAATATCGGCGAGGAAGACGCGCTGATGTGCGTGATGCTCGGCGCCAAGAAGCCGGTCACGCCGACCTACCCGCCCGAGCACCCGCTCGCGAAGATCAAGCGCTGA
- a CDS encoding SDR family oxidoreductase, producing the protein MSMIELGGKVAVVTGGSSGIGLATVELLLEAGAAVAMCGRDEARLRSAEAQLREKFPGCRLHAATCDVLKPEQVAAFAADVQQKLGNVDMLVNNAGQGRVSTFANTEDAAWMDELQLKFFSVIHPTRAFLPQLEKSGQGAIVCVNSLLAQQPEPHMVATSAARAGVLNLVRSMATEFAPKGVRVNGILIGLVESGQWRRRFEARPEADRHLDWAAWTARLAQQKHIPLGRLGLPVEAARAILFLASPLSSYTTGSHIDISGGHSRHA; encoded by the coding sequence ATGTCCATGATTGAACTCGGCGGCAAGGTTGCCGTCGTTACCGGCGGGTCCTCCGGCATCGGGCTGGCGACCGTCGAACTGCTGCTCGAAGCGGGCGCCGCCGTCGCCATGTGCGGCCGCGACGAAGCCCGCCTGCGCAGCGCCGAAGCGCAGTTGCGCGAGAAATTCCCCGGGTGCCGGCTCCATGCCGCCACCTGCGACGTGCTCAAGCCGGAACAGGTCGCCGCCTTCGCGGCCGACGTGCAGCAGAAGCTCGGCAATGTCGACATGCTGGTCAACAACGCCGGCCAGGGCCGCGTGTCCACCTTCGCCAATACCGAAGACGCGGCCTGGATGGACGAACTGCAGCTCAAGTTCTTCTCGGTGATCCACCCGACGCGCGCCTTCCTGCCGCAGCTGGAGAAGTCGGGCCAGGGCGCGATCGTCTGCGTCAACTCGCTGCTGGCGCAACAGCCCGAGCCGCACATGGTGGCGACCTCCGCCGCGCGCGCCGGCGTGCTGAACCTGGTGCGCTCGATGGCCACCGAGTTCGCGCCCAAGGGTGTCCGCGTCAACGGCATCCTGATCGGGCTGGTCGAATCGGGCCAGTGGCGCCGCCGCTTCGAGGCGCGTCCTGAAGCAGACCGCCACCTGGACTGGGCCGCGTGGACCGCGCGCCTGGCCCAGCAGAAACATATTCCCCTTGGCCGCCTGGGCCTGCCCGTCGAGGCAGCCCGCGCCATCCTGTTCCTTGCCTCGCCGTTGTCTTCGTACACCACGGGCAGCCATATCGATATCTCCGGAGGACACTCCCGTCATGCCTAA
- a CDS encoding aromatic ring-hydroxylating oxygenase subunit alpha, producing the protein MESNKQARAEARLNTGLRNYWYPVAASWAVSHAPIGITRLSQNIVLWRDGAGQVHALEDRCPHRGARLSMGWNLGDRVACWYHGVEVGGDGQVKSVPAVESCPLEGRTCVRSYPVQEKAGAIFLWFGDQAPQGEGSPDELRLPEELVSEEHSNFLCVAHWDCNYRYAIDNVMDPMHGAYLHAVSHSMASGEKSAVMQIRETEHGLVFEKTGQRGVNFDWVEFGETGTLWLRLAIPYRAKVGPGGPFGIVGMATPVDEDHCMVFFWRTRHVQGWERDVWRFLYRNRLEQLHWDVLEQDRVVLEMMAPNARDHEMLYQHDAGITRVRRLLKRRADQEIADEPVAMLKPTQAAGAASHA; encoded by the coding sequence ATGGAATCGAACAAGCAAGCCCGCGCCGAAGCCCGCCTGAACACCGGCCTGCGCAACTACTGGTACCCGGTCGCCGCCTCGTGGGCGGTGAGCCATGCCCCGATCGGCATCACCCGCCTGAGCCAGAACATCGTGCTGTGGCGCGACGGCGCCGGCCAGGTCCACGCGCTGGAAGACCGCTGCCCGCATCGCGGCGCGCGCCTGTCGATGGGCTGGAACCTGGGCGACCGCGTCGCCTGCTGGTACCACGGCGTGGAAGTCGGCGGCGACGGCCAGGTCAAGAGCGTGCCGGCGGTGGAAAGCTGCCCGCTGGAAGGCCGCACCTGCGTGCGCAGCTACCCGGTGCAGGAAAAGGCCGGCGCGATCTTCCTGTGGTTCGGCGACCAGGCCCCGCAGGGCGAAGGCAGCCCCGACGAGCTGCGCCTGCCGGAAGAACTGGTCAGCGAAGAACACAGCAACTTCCTGTGCGTGGCGCACTGGGACTGCAATTACCGCTACGCCATCGACAACGTGATGGACCCGATGCACGGCGCCTACCTGCACGCGGTGTCGCACTCGATGGCATCCGGCGAGAAGTCCGCCGTGATGCAGATCCGCGAGACCGAGCACGGCCTGGTGTTCGAGAAGACCGGCCAGCGCGGCGTCAACTTCGACTGGGTGGAGTTCGGCGAGACCGGCACGCTGTGGCTGCGCCTGGCGATCCCGTACCGCGCCAAGGTCGGCCCCGGCGGCCCGTTCGGCATCGTCGGCATGGCCACGCCGGTGGATGAAGACCACTGCATGGTGTTCTTCTGGCGCACCCGCCACGTGCAGGGCTGGGAGCGCGACGTGTGGCGCTTCCTGTATCGCAACCGCCTGGAGCAGCTGCACTGGGACGTGCTGGAGCAGGACCGCGTGGTGCTGGAAATGATGGCCCCCAACGCACGCGACCACGAGATGCTGTACCAGCACGACGCCGGCATCACGCGCGTGCGCCGTCTGCTGAAGCGCCGCGCCGACCAGGAAATCGCCGACGAGCCGGTGGCGATGCTCAAGCCCACGCAAGCCGCCGGAGCCGCCAGCCATGCCTGA
- a CDS encoding alpha/beta fold hydrolase — translation MEQNQPPIPPQPDRQLLEALSSGFAERVVTVDRGAQVTYRSGGTSGPAIVLLHGISSGAASWLPCASLLAAQARVIAWDAPGYGNSTPLAQARPLASDYALRLDGLLQTLGMQPALIVGHSLGALMAAAYVANARNLPARLLLLSVAQGYGAAGKEAQAQQVAQQRLAALDTLGVEGLAQRGPARLLSELADAGAQAWVQWNMQRLNPDGYRQAVAMLCGDDIDRYLSRRPASLPTRIACGSRDVVTTPLACGTLAERFDLPLALIPDAGHACYIEQAAATARLIRSALPPQGDA, via the coding sequence ATGGAACAAAATCAGCCCCCCATTCCTCCTCAGCCGGATCGGCAGCTACTGGAGGCCCTGAGCAGCGGGTTTGCGGAACGCGTGGTGACGGTCGACCGCGGTGCGCAGGTGACCTACCGCAGCGGCGGGACCAGCGGGCCCGCCATCGTGCTGCTGCACGGCATCAGCTCCGGCGCGGCCTCGTGGCTGCCTTGCGCCAGCCTGCTGGCGGCGCAGGCGCGCGTGATCGCCTGGGACGCGCCGGGTTATGGCAACTCGACGCCGCTGGCGCAGGCGCGCCCGCTGGCATCGGACTACGCGCTGCGGCTCGATGGCTTGCTGCAGACGCTGGGCATGCAGCCGGCGCTGATCGTCGGCCATTCGCTGGGTGCGCTGATGGCCGCGGCCTATGTCGCGAACGCGCGCAACCTGCCGGCGCGGCTGTTGCTGCTGAGCGTGGCGCAGGGCTATGGCGCGGCGGGCAAGGAGGCGCAGGCGCAGCAGGTGGCCCAGCAGCGGCTGGCGGCGCTGGATACGCTTGGCGTTGAAGGGCTGGCGCAACGCGGGCCGGCCCGGCTGCTGAGCGAGCTGGCCGATGCCGGCGCGCAGGCGTGGGTGCAGTGGAATATGCAGCGGCTCAACCCGGACGGCTATCGCCAGGCGGTGGCGATGCTGTGCGGCGACGATATCGACCGTTATCTGTCGCGCCGTCCGGCGTCACTGCCCACGCGCATTGCCTGCGGCAGCCGCGACGTGGTGACCACCCCGCTGGCCTGCGGCACGCTGGCCGAACGCTTCGACCTGCCGCTGGCGCTCATCCCCGACGCCGGCCATGCCTGCTACATCGAGCAGGCCGCCGCGACCGCGCGGCTGATCCGCTCGGCGCTGCCGCCCCAAGGCGACGCCTGA
- a CDS encoding recombinase-like helix-turn-helix domain-containing protein has product MESLSYNPNLVPWERPAPNNVAGKGHIEQPGKVANIVWQTRATAPSAYENALGDALEAAFEGGAQNPQDIVRAFNAAGFLGVDGQPWTEERFLSEMRRLGA; this is encoded by the coding sequence ATGGAAAGCCTCTCGTACAACCCGAACCTGGTGCCCTGGGAGCGTCCGGCGCCGAACAACGTCGCAGGCAAGGGCCATATCGAACAACCCGGCAAGGTTGCCAACATTGTCTGGCAGACCCGCGCCACCGCGCCGAGCGCCTACGAGAACGCGCTGGGCGACGCGCTTGAGGCCGCCTTCGAAGGCGGCGCGCAGAACCCGCAGGACATCGTGCGCGCGTTCAACGCCGCCGGCTTCCTGGGCGTCGACGGCCAGCCATGGACCGAAGAGCGCTTCCTCTCCGAAATGCGCCGCCTGGGCGCCTGA
- a CDS encoding Bug family tripartite tricarboxylate transporter substrate binding protein: MKSARRKVLATLAAATTVLCTGAALAQGAYPNKPITIVVAYPAGGDVDVLARMFAEKLAPRLKQSVVVENRTGAAGTIGSAYVARANPDGYTLLLAPNTVAIAPLVLKAGTGASYDVQHDFTPISQIGTQSLFVVVNKGTGITKVSDLVARAKSGKVETYATPGNGSPMHIMGELFNKSAGIKISQVPYRGLAPAIVDVIGGQVPVTYVTYGAVAQYVGNGSLVPLAVADLKRSPFAPNVPTLAELGYKDVEIGAWQALLGPKNMPADVVRTLNTHVNDILKMPDVVSRMATIAVTPAGGEPAALSKLIAADTTRYTKIVKEFGIQAD, encoded by the coding sequence ATGAAGTCTGCACGCCGCAAAGTCCTGGCCACGCTGGCCGCCGCCACCACCGTGCTTTGCACCGGCGCCGCCCTGGCCCAGGGCGCGTACCCGAACAAACCCATCACCATCGTCGTTGCGTATCCGGCCGGCGGCGATGTCGACGTACTGGCCCGCATGTTCGCGGAAAAGCTGGCACCGCGGCTGAAGCAGTCGGTGGTGGTGGAAAACCGCACCGGCGCCGCCGGCACGATCGGCAGCGCCTATGTCGCGCGCGCCAACCCCGACGGCTACACGCTGCTGCTGGCGCCCAACACGGTCGCCATCGCTCCGCTGGTGCTGAAGGCCGGCACCGGCGCCAGCTACGACGTGCAGCATGACTTCACGCCGATCTCGCAGATCGGCACGCAGTCCCTGTTCGTGGTGGTCAACAAGGGCACCGGCATCACCAAGGTCAGCGACCTGGTGGCACGCGCCAAGTCGGGCAAGGTGGAAACCTATGCCACGCCGGGCAACGGCTCGCCGATGCACATCATGGGCGAACTGTTCAACAAGTCCGCCGGCATCAAGATCAGCCAGGTGCCGTATCGCGGCCTGGCGCCCGCCATTGTCGACGTGATCGGCGGGCAGGTGCCGGTGACCTACGTCACCTACGGCGCGGTGGCGCAGTACGTGGGCAACGGCAGCCTGGTGCCGCTGGCGGTGGCGGACCTGAAGCGCTCGCCGTTCGCGCCCAACGTGCCGACGCTGGCGGAGCTGGGCTACAAGGATGTCGAGATCGGCGCCTGGCAGGCGCTGCTGGGTCCGAAGAACATGCCCGCCGACGTGGTGCGAACGCTCAATACGCACGTCAACGACATCCTGAAGATGCCCGACGTGGTGTCGCGCATGGCCACCATCGCGGTCACGCCGGCGGGCGGCGAGCCGGCCGCGCTGTCGAAGCTGATCGCCGCGGATACCACGCGCTATACGAAGATCGTGAAGGAGTTCGGCATCCAGGCCGACTGA
- a CDS encoding SDR family oxidoreductase yields the protein MPEAITNNALLAGRKVLVTGAARGLGLAFAKSLAEAGASVAMADILAERLQQEADALRARGLKVVPVLLDLSDPASVQACADAAVKALGGLDGLVNNAAVTDSGGRDASAIDIATWDRVMNVNVRGTWLMTSACLPALRASGRGAVVNLASDTPLWGAPNLLAYVASKSAIIGMTRSLARELGRDQITVNAVAPGLTLVEATEYVPQHRHDLYREQRAISREQLPDDVCGAVLFALSDLARFVTGQTLAVNGGFVMH from the coding sequence ATGCCTGAGGCCATCACCAACAACGCTCTGCTGGCCGGCCGCAAGGTGCTGGTCACCGGCGCCGCACGCGGCCTCGGGCTGGCCTTCGCGAAGTCGCTGGCGGAAGCCGGCGCCAGCGTGGCCATGGCCGACATCCTGGCCGAACGCCTGCAGCAGGAAGCCGATGCGCTGCGCGCCCGCGGCCTGAAGGTGGTGCCGGTCCTGCTGGACCTGTCGGACCCCGCCTCGGTGCAGGCTTGCGCCGATGCCGCGGTGAAGGCACTGGGCGGCCTCGACGGGCTGGTCAACAACGCCGCCGTGACCGACTCGGGCGGCCGCGATGCCAGCGCCATCGACATCGCCACCTGGGACCGCGTGATGAATGTCAACGTGCGCGGCACCTGGCTGATGACTTCCGCCTGCCTGCCGGCGCTGCGCGCCAGCGGCCGTGGCGCGGTGGTCAACCTGGCCTCGGACACGCCGCTGTGGGGCGCGCCCAACCTGCTCGCCTATGTGGCCAGCAAGAGCGCCATCATCGGCATGACCCGTTCGCTGGCGCGCGAGCTGGGCCGCGACCAGATCACTGTCAACGCGGTGGCCCCGGGCCTGACGCTGGTGGAAGCCACCGAGTACGTGCCCCAGCACCGGCACGACCTGTACCGCGAGCAACGCGCGATCTCGCGCGAGCAGCTGCCCGACGATGTCTGCGGCGCGGTGCTGTTCGCACTGTCCGACCTTGCCCGTTTCGTGACCGGCCAGACGCTGGCGGTCAACGGCGGCTTTGTCATGCATTGA
- a CDS encoding IclR family transcriptional regulator — MSTNAIPTTPAANETPDKYIVPGLERGLRLLGEFSSKDRTMSAAELARRLKVPRSTVFRLLATLEMLGFVERADGGRDFRLGMAVLRLGFEYLASLELTELGRPLLERLRDEIGYPTNLVVRDGRSIVYVAKAVSPRPFASSVNVGTRLPAHATVLGRVLLEDLPLAELHALYPEAQLEVFSDSTPRTVDALFAIVQRDRERGYVLQEGFFESSISTIAAPVRDRTGKVVAALGATIPAAHIDPEQLDAMVEKVRSTAGELSRLLDYRLSLHSAGKVVNLYRE, encoded by the coding sequence ATGAGCACCAACGCCATCCCGACGACGCCAGCCGCCAACGAAACCCCGGACAAGTACATCGTCCCGGGCCTGGAGCGCGGGCTGCGCCTGCTCGGCGAGTTCAGCAGCAAGGACCGCACCATGTCGGCCGCCGAACTGGCGCGCCGCCTGAAGGTGCCGCGCTCCACCGTGTTCCGCCTGCTGGCCACGCTGGAAATGCTGGGTTTTGTCGAGCGCGCCGATGGCGGCCGCGATTTCCGGCTGGGCATGGCGGTGCTGCGGCTGGGGTTCGAGTACCTGGCGTCGCTGGAGCTGACCGAACTGGGCCGCCCGCTGCTGGAGCGGCTGCGCGACGAGATCGGCTATCCGACCAACCTGGTGGTGCGCGACGGGCGTTCGATCGTCTACGTGGCCAAGGCGGTGTCGCCGCGGCCCTTCGCCAGCTCGGTCAACGTCGGCACGCGGCTGCCCGCGCATGCCACGGTGCTGGGCCGGGTGCTGCTGGAAGACCTGCCGCTGGCGGAACTGCACGCGCTGTATCCGGAGGCGCAGCTGGAAGTGTTCTCAGACAGCACGCCGCGCACGGTCGATGCGCTCTTTGCCATCGTCCAGCGCGACCGCGAGCGTGGCTACGTGCTGCAGGAAGGCTTTTTCGAATCGAGCATCTCGACCATTGCCGCGCCGGTGCGCGACCGCACCGGCAAGGTGGTGGCGGCGCTGGGCGCCACCATCCCCGCTGCGCATATCGATCCGGAACAGCTGGACGCGATGGTGGAGAAGGTGAGGAGCACAGCGGGCGAGCTGTCGCGCCTGCTTGACTACCGGCTGTCGCTGCACAGCGCCGGCAAGGTCGTGAATCTGTATCGGGAGTGA
- a CDS encoding porin has translation MKLARTAAALLAASPLLASAQSSVTLYGVIDSGVEYVSNVGANGDSLVRMPNNTATVPSRWGIRGTEDLGGGLKGLFVLESGFSPDTGNANQGGRLFGRQALVGLSNQYGQLSFGRQYTMLFWAILDSDILGPNVYGSGSLDNYLPNTRADNAVAYKANFNGFVVGATYSFGRDAVNAGPSPAGTNCAGENPADKKACREWSAMIGYDSKTWGLIAAYDSQRGGPGAFGGLTNSNLTDDRLSLGGYMLLKNTKLGAGWIRRDNEGSPTPISDLYYAGVSYDITPAVNLAGQVYFLNYHGSDNEAMLYALRATYSFSKRTSVYATAGYINNDGQLAMSVSGGSPGSNPRPGANQWGSMLGIKHIF, from the coding sequence ATGAAACTTGCACGAACCGCCGCGGCGCTGCTCGCGGCTTCCCCCCTGCTGGCCTCGGCCCAATCGTCGGTGACGCTGTACGGCGTCATCGATAGCGGTGTCGAGTACGTGAGCAATGTCGGCGCCAACGGCGACAGCCTGGTGCGCATGCCCAACAACACCGCCACGGTGCCGTCGCGCTGGGGCATCCGCGGCACGGAAGACCTCGGCGGCGGGCTGAAGGGCCTGTTCGTGCTGGAATCGGGCTTTTCGCCGGACACGGGCAACGCCAACCAGGGCGGCCGCCTGTTCGGGCGCCAGGCGCTGGTCGGCCTGAGCAACCAGTATGGCCAGCTGTCGTTCGGCCGCCAGTACACGATGCTGTTCTGGGCCATCCTCGACAGCGATATCCTCGGGCCGAACGTGTACGGCTCGGGCTCGCTCGACAACTACCTGCCCAACACGCGCGCCGACAACGCGGTCGCATACAAGGCCAACTTCAACGGCTTCGTGGTCGGTGCCACCTACAGCTTCGGCCGCGACGCGGTCAACGCCGGCCCCAGCCCGGCCGGCACCAACTGCGCCGGCGAGAACCCGGCCGACAAGAAGGCCTGCCGCGAGTGGTCGGCCATGATCGGCTATGACAGCAAGACCTGGGGCCTGATCGCAGCCTACGATTCGCAGCGCGGCGGCCCCGGCGCCTTCGGCGGCCTGACCAACAGCAACCTGACCGACGACCGCCTGTCGCTGGGCGGCTACATGCTGCTGAAGAACACCAAGCTTGGCGCCGGCTGGATCCGCCGCGACAACGAAGGCAGCCCGACGCCGATCAGCGACCTGTACTACGCCGGCGTCTCCTACGACATCACTCCGGCGGTCAACCTGGCCGGCCAGGTCTACTTCCTGAACTACCACGGCAGCGACAACGAGGCCATGCTCTACGCGCTGCGTGCGACATACAGTTTCAGCAAGCGCACCTCGGTCTACGCCACCGCGGGCTATATCAATAACGACGGCCAGCTCGCCATGTCGGTGAGCGGTGGTTCGCCCGGCTCCAACCCCCGCCCCGGCGCGAACCAGTGGGGCTCGATGCTGGGCATCAAGCACATCTTCTGA